A genomic window from Streptomyces sp. NBC_00234 includes:
- a CDS encoding gas vesicle protein codes for MTHEVVPWDRPEPLSGPIGVPLVDLLDRILATGVVISGDLVIAIADVPLVRVSLHALLSSVNERVPAPWADGGPL; via the coding sequence GTGACACACGAAGTGGTGCCATGGGACAGGCCCGAACCACTGAGCGGCCCGATCGGCGTGCCGCTCGTCGACCTTCTGGACCGCATCCTCGCGACAGGCGTGGTGATCAGCGGAGACCTGGTCATCGCCATTGCCGACGTACCGCTGGTACGAGTGTCGCTGCATGCCTTGTTGTCGTCCGTCAACGAACGTGTTCCGGCGCCCTGGGCGGACGGAGGCCCGCTGTGA